The Balearica regulorum gibbericeps isolate bBalReg1 chromosome 26, bBalReg1.pri, whole genome shotgun sequence genome contains the following window.
GAACGATATTGTTCAACTCTTGGTCAGACAAAGCCCAGCAGTGCTTCCTGCTGTTAGTAAGGAAAAGGATTCCGAACTTTCCGACACAGACTCTGGCTGTGGCTCAGGCCAAAGCGAATCTGACAAAAGCTCCCACAATGGAGAAGGTGCCATGGAGCTGGAGGGACAGCCGAGCACAGCGGCACAGCCGGACTGGACTGACCCAGGATTTGGCCTCTATAAGGTGAGCCgttaaaaaacccctaagatTACTTAAAACTGCGCTTCAGGAGGGGAATTGTTTCTCTGTAGCTGAGAATTTCTAAAACTTTCATGCCTCAATTGTgtggatgggttttttttgttttttttttttcctcaaaccCTCccagagcaaacaaacaaaataacccCCAACCAGCCCACAAAACAATTATAAATGCAACATGTTATCGAtcaaaatatcttatttttcattttatccttTTAACTGAAGCTACAATACattaattgattaaaaaaaaaggcattcagCGTGcctgttttgatttaaaaaaaaaaaattcccaataTTTTTGCTCGGGGTCACTGCATTTGTCAAAGCTTAAACTTTCTtgaatgaacaaaagaaaatttcaaccAGCTGCTCAGAATCACTTCACTTGTCTGGTTCAATGGATTTTATTACAGATCTTGTGATGTCTTTGCCAGGCTATGAGCAAGACAGTTCTGAAAGTCTGTTATAGACTAACTAATAATGGTTTTGTACTAGATAACAAAGCTGTTTGTACACATGTTGGTGTAGAATTTTTAGCCATAGAGGCTCAACCTGAGAAGACTGTAGGGGTGCACAAGGGGATCAGGAAGGTAAaggaaatcttaatttttaaggtGAACTGTTAAATACCTTGATAACGCTGAAGTTCTTGAAATAGTTAAATCTTCAAGTAGACTTGGAAATTAATGCTTAATTTGAAATCCATTTTGGTGAGCTGTATACTTTGCTTTGTGTAGATCAATGACTTGGTTGATGCTCGAGATATGAATATGGGAGCGTGGTTTGAAGCCCAGATTGTAAATGTAAccagaaaaaaccctacaaacaAATCAGCTGACAGTTGCACAGATCCTGATCAGCCAACAGTCATTCCTGAAGAGGATGTAATATATCATGTGAAATATGAAGAGTGAGTTTGGTACCTTCTTGGCTAATTATATCATTTGGGTCATGATGTGGATGGGAAGGTTTATTGTAGAGATCCACAAAGTAAAACAGAACTAGGCTGACTCAGTAATTACGTTACTGAGCCCTGTTAACTGTAAGTTTCTCTAATGGTTGGAATTCCAACTGTATTCCGTCTGGAGTTCCAGTGGGTTGGAATCAAGTTTTTAGAAATATGAAATGCCATTATCCAAGTTTTAAATGGGATATGATAGTAGCCAAGTTAGACTGCCTGCTTCTGGCTGTGGCTGTGGGAGAAGGGGATTTTATTCTCGATGGTATTCTTGTGTGTGGTGTGGCATTGGTTCTTAAATCGACCTGTCTGGATAAAATCTATCATTTGTAACAATTTACATTGaatctaatttttcttctctgtccctCTGTGCCTCCGTTCTACTTCAAGTTATCCAGAGAACGGAGTTGTAGAATTGAGTTCGAATGATGTACGGGCTCGTGCACGGACTATTTTGAAGTGGCACCAGCTAGAAGTAGGACAGGTGGTGATGGTCAACTATAATCCCGATGAACCAAAAGAGAGAGGTTTTTGGTATGATGCGGAGATTCtgcaaaaaagggaaacaaaaatgatCAAGGAGATAAATGCAAAGATACTACTTGGGTAAGCAAATTCATAAAGAATAGAAATGTGGAATAAATTGAACTCTTCAGTTCTACTTAAACTTTCATGAGGTCTgagtgctggaaaaaaatgatgcaacAAAAATGGTgccacagcagtgctggggaggggtgagAAGGTGGGCTGTCCTTTCTGGGTGACTGGCTTTGTCGTACTGCACTTCTGATTAACTTCTGGAAGAACGGGACGCTTTAAGGAATCACAGGGCATGCTGATCTGGGGATTCACATAATGCCAGGAAGATGTGAAACACTGTATTCGCTAAGAGCTGCAGAATTGTTTACTCTGTTAACTATCCATAATGGTTTTATGAAAACTCCCATGTAACACTTTGTGCTAGATATGATAATGTAGACTGAACCCTCACTTtataaagatgatgaaaaattaCTCCGTTCTCtcttaaaggagaaaatgagcCTACATACAAGGGACTCtcaacttcaggaaaaaaaaaaaaagtacatattttttcttagaGTTTTAGATAAATTTCACTGGGTTGCCAGAATAttccccctttttcctctcaCCACAGTGATTCTGACTTTTTAGCTATAAAATATGAGAAGATTTAGTCTGAAAGAGGGAGAACAGTTACTAGTGATAAAATTGAATGCTACAAGTGCCTGGATTCTCATTGAGTCAAGAGAGGGTGTGCTTAATTGCATGAAAGTGATTTGTTTCATGGTGATGCTGTCATGCTGCTGTCCCAGATGATGTGATGCAGGGCTAATAGAGCAGTCTGCATTACCCATGTACATGCACAGCTGTGAATTCATGCTGTATGATACTTTTAAAGTCTGCTCTTTTTGACTTTTATCACCTTCTCCTTGTAGGGATGCTGGTGATTCCTTGAATGACTGCAGAATTACACTAGTGGATGAAATTTATAAAATTGAAGAACCAGGCAGTGCTTGTCCTATTAGCGCCAGTCCATTAAAACGTGAGTCTGTCGCATAGTTCTTACTCTGTGATATTCTGCTAATTGGCTTGGTGAGGTTCAAAGGTCTAAGAGTTCCAAGACACTTGTAGTTGTGACTTCTTTCACCATTTCCAGCGTATCTTGGCACTTTGCAGAGTCTGAAGTAAACTGTGGTTCCATTTTGCTAACAGGACAAAATGGACCTGTGTGTAAAGCTTGTAAGGACAACCCGAACAAGACCTGCAGAATTTGTGCTTGCCATATCTGTGGAGGTAAACAAGATCCAGATAAACAGCTAATGTGTGATGAGTGTGATATGGCTTTCCACATCTACTGCCTCAACCCTCCCCTTAGTAGTATACCAGATGATGAGGATTGGTAAGTTCtaagtatgtgtgtgtggtATCGCAATTACCATCTAATTGGGAGCAGAAAGTGATGAGGTCTAGGGCTTCGTGCTGCTCTTAGGTGGCAATATCATGACTCTACAAGTGaagaggtgtgtgtgtgtttgtgtttttttggtaGGACTTCAAAGCTTTTCTTGAGCATCAGTTTAGTGAGAGTGTTTTAAGCCAGTGGCTTTCAAAGTTCTTTTCCTAGTTTTTGGATCTATATGCCTATTCAGAGAGAAGTGCAGCTACCTATAAACCAAATGCAAACCTGATCCCAGCATGTTTAACTTGTATAATGTTTTTTATGGGTCACTTACAGGTAGTCCGCAGGCCCCATCACCGTATTTGGCTTGtaataaatactgttttatatattaaatatttatggtgATAGATACAGAGAGAGATAGAGAGAGTGAAATCTCTCTACGTATATACATATAGAGAGATATGCTGTTTTATTCCTTGTGTCCTGTTTGAGAATTTTATACAATGATTTTTTGATACAGCTGATTTCCTGACACATCTGCAATGGCTTAGAGGATTGTGCAAGCTAATACAGGTCTAACAACTCCAGTAGGGAGAGTTGTTTCGGTGCCTGGTCTAGTTTCACATGGGGAAATTGTAACGTTATAACTCAGAATGTTTTGAGgaaattctcttttaatttaagGCTTTGCTACTAGCTAATTTTCATTGACTGGTGACTTTAGGTATTGCCCTGAATGTCGAAATGATGCAAGTGAGGTGGTTTTAGcaggagagaaattaaaagaaagtaaaaagaaacaaaagatggCATCTGCTAATTCATCCTCGCGGAGAGACTGGGGCAAGGTCAGTttgaaagcagttttattttgaagagtGGCATTAGTTCCTTGTAATTCTTGGCTGATTGCTCTTGCTTTTTGAAACAGGGTATGGCGTGTGTTGGTCGCACAAAGGAGTGTACCATTGTCCCCTCGAACCACTACGGACCAATTCCTGGGATTCCGGTTGGCACCATGTGGAAGTTTAGAGTTCAGGTATGAAGCTGAATCACTGGCCTGAGCCACTGTAGGGGAACATGAGAATGATCCAGCTCTTATGAGAAACCTGAAAGAGTTAATCTTGGGAGCGTATGCCACTGGATATGGAAGTGCCCAAAGAAAGAATTCTGGCTTTGTCTAGATCAAGTGTTCCATAACTAATGCTGCATTGTCCAGGCATTTcaagtggtgggttttttttttcccctttgctttttcGGTGActcaaaacccccaaaccaaacatgtTTCTTTCCAGGAGGTTCTCCTGGAGGTGTGTAGTATCTCCCACTTGTTCTGCTGGTAAGGGTCTCTCTCAAGTATCGAGACTTATTAAACAGAAGGTTTTCTCGTCCTGTTAGAAaattggggaagaaaaagcctgGAACTATCCAGATCTTGTTTTCAAGTATTAGATGAAGGTTGCTACTGCAAGTCTTTCAAAACCAATCCCCTTATacaagcatttaattttaatacttGCATTATTCTAAAATTCTTGGAGCTTTTTAATCAGCCATCTCAGTGGGAAAGATCCAAATTTCTAAATTGACATCACAAAGAATATCTATGTGTTCAATTTACTGAAATATTcaatagttattttttaaaagcatttttctttacgTGGAGCTTTTTGGAGGATAGTGGTGAGAACAGTTTCACCCCGTAATGTACGCAAACCAAACCTGAAATAGTACTGTTAGTTAGTTTAGTTCCCAGACCCATGGGTAGTCATATTGTTTGTAGCCTCTCAACAGCAGTTGccttgcaaacttttttttcttcccaggtgAGCGAGTCTGGTGTTCACAGGCCCCATGTAGCAGGTATACATGGCAGAAGTAACGATGGTGCCTATTCCTTGGTTCTGGCAGGAGGCTATGAAGACGACATAGTAAGCAAATCTTGATTATTTATACCTGAGAACCAATCTACCTTGTAGTTAAAAGAAAGACTTGGCCTTAGTTACTTCTTACTCTATATCAGGCATTTCCCCATCTTTATTGTTCCTCAGAAGAAAACTAGACAAAGGAAAACTACAATCCAGTAATGTGTGCCAACCTGAGAATCAGGATCATCTAAATTAAGCTTAATATCCATGTGGCAGCTTTTAATCCAAGAGTCCTTAGCTGCCTTTTCAGGGTCTCACGGTATGTGCTGCCAGATCTTCCTGTGTCGGAGGAGTGTTCAGAACAAAACTAGGGGCAGAGGTCCTGCTTCTGAACGTACTGTTTGGTTCTGTTGCCAAACCTAACCTCTACTTGGCCGTACCAGGCTCTACTCCCCATTCTTCTCGCAGATCACTGGTGCATTAGTAGCCCACGCCCCCTTACTCCAAATGCCTGTTAGAACTTGTGTTAAAACAGATAGCCATGAATCTCAGTAGTTGTTCTCAGTTTTAATTCTGAGTGCACGGTCATGTAAAAAGTTACATTATCCTTATCTGGAGCAtgctgctgcacttcaggtggATCCTATGCGAGTGGTGTGCGGCTCTCTTGGCAGAGCTCTCTTAGCACTGTAAGGTATGTGACAAGACAACAGTCGTCACCTCGACTCTTCTCTCTTGCAATACAAGGGAGGACCATAGACTAACTGAGCCTGGGAGCTTAAATGGAGGAAGTGTCATCCTTTTTTGAGAATAAAGCTAGTTGATTAAAAGACTCTTCTGTTTTTACTGCATTATTTTTGTGAATGTGTCGAAACCATCCATATACGTTTCAGGATCATGGAAATTCCTTCACATATACAGGGAGCGGAGGGCGTGATCTTTCTGGAAACAAACGCACAGCGGAACAGTCTTGTGATCAAAAACTCACCAATATGAACAGGTTGGCAACGTTTGCACTCCATTCCTAACCTTAATAGCTGGCAGTCCATCAACCTGAAAAATGGTTTGTCCTGTTTTTATCAAAAGAAACTGCCTAAGTGGAAAAACTGTCAAAATTAAGTTTTGACTGTGGTGTAGGCTGCAGATCGGTTGTGCAATGGAAATGCTTCTTATAGTACACtataaatgaaacagaactgTAAATGGTACTAGTCTCGCATTTAATACTGACTGAAACTTAAGGAACAGAGTAATAAATTAGCGTAGAAGTTTTCATTCTCTCTCCTGAAGGCCTTTGCAGCCACTGGTGTATGAGTCACCTGGGGAGACCAGATCATTTGTAATTCTGAACTGTTACTTTTACAAATCAGTGTGGCCTTAAGTGGACGAGGTGGTCTGCACAACTACATTAGGGTAATGTAATGAATAATAAGcctatttaaaatgtgttcctCAGTCAGGAGGCTTAATTACTATCTCCCAGAGTTCTTAGTGTTACAGAAGATACTTGAAAGCGTTACAAGTTAAGACAAACAAAAGCCCAGCTACATCCTTTCTTCTTggaaaagatgcagaagagGCTCCTTCTCTATCTGCAAAGAGGCAATAGCTTCCACTTTCTTGGTAGCCATTGCTGTGGTTCAGCACAATACCAGTATGCTACTACTCTTGGTATTGTACTCAACTGATTCAACGTGTTGGTCTTAGTAAAATACTATAGTTAAATTTATTAATTCCTAGTAGCTGGTTTACCGTGcaagctttgctttgctgatTCTGAAGAGTTCTGCCTGGTAAATACACCCAGTTGACTGGGTTTTCTCTTACAGAGCTCTGGCTCTGAACTGCAGCGCTCCCATCAACGACAAAAATGGTGCTGAAGCCAAGGACTGGAGAGCTGGAAAGCCGGTCCGAGTGGTGAGGAACGTAAAAGGAGGCAAACATAGCAAATATGCCCCTGTAGAAGGGAACAGATATGATGGGATATATAAGGTAAGGATTTGAATTTGCCTACTGAATTAGGGAAAGACAATGTGGTTACGGCCAAGGGGTTTTTATAGCGTATGATGGATTGCATCTGACTTTTTTTAGGTTGTGAAATACTGGCCCGAGACAGGGAAATCTGGATTTTTAGTGTGGCGTTACTTACTTAGGAGGGATGATGAAGAACCTGCTCCTTGGACCAAAGAAGGAAAGGACAGGATGAAAAAGCTTGGCCTAACAATGCAGGTACGCTTTTGGAACATCGTCATGGTTTCCCTGGACAATGAACTTGATGGATAGCGGGAATTTTTCTATTATACGTTCTTATTGAGGATGATCTGCTTCGCCTTGCGTAAGAATCAGGACAGCCCCTTAGACTGAGGGGGATGCAAGTGCTTTCAGTCTTGTgggttctttgttttctttctacatcAGGAGGTTAAATGGACAAAACTTGCTTTCTTGTACAGAATTTCTAGAGTCTGAATAAGTAATTTGCAAGAGCAGAGTTCTCTATTGCTTAAAAAAGAGAAGCCCTAGAGCAGAGGGTCATTCTTCTGACCCGTAATAGTCTGTAAGTCTATAAACTGGCATGTTTGCATTggatgctttttgttttgtgttctcCCGTAGTATCCTGAAGGGTATTTGGAAGCTGTTGCAAACaaagataaggaaaaagaaaataatggagaTGATGAGTTTGATACcctggggagaagaaagaggaaaaggaaatcagCAGGTTTGTGGAGTAGGCAAGTGGATATAGAAAGCCTTGTAGGTTTTTGTGCATTTTACCTAGTTACTCTTTTCTAGGTgcttgttgtttgtttgtttaaaaagtcaCGTTTTCTTTCAGGCGGGGAGAAAAAACTCATCACCTCTTCTACGGGGAgtcaaaagaaaactaaagttGAGCCATACAAGCTGACATCTCAGCAAAAATCTCTTATAAAAAGTGATGAAGCCAATGAAAAACTGTGGAATGAAGTACTAGAAGCTCTCAAAGATGGACCGGTATGGCatgctttttccccccagaaatAAAGCGAGAACTAACTGTGGTACTATCCCTAGACACAAACTTCTTGGCTGCATTAAAGAAGCAGCCTCAGACCTTTAGTGGTTTTTTTAGGGTAGACATCCACAGCATAACTTTAAAGCACTGTGTTTGAGGTCAGTAAGAAGAGAGTTACCAGAACTGTTTAATGTGACTATTTTTGTTGCTTGTTAAGCTTTGTAGAAAAGCTTTCTCTGACTAAAGTAATCCCTTGGATTTTATGTGGGGtgggttggtgggtttttttgtttgggtgtaTCATTCAGAGGGTAGTAGCAATCAGTTGATTCAAATGTTCTCTTTACAGAAATTTCTAAGTAAAGTTGAAGAGGCCTTCTTGTGTATTTGCTGCCAGGAGGTTGTGTTTCAGCCAGTCACGACTGTATGCCAACACAACGTGTGCAAGGTGAGCAATCACTAGAACTCTTCTGTCAAATTCTGTTGAGCCAATGAGCCGTGAGTTGACTTGTTCAGCGGTGGGGGAGTCATGGGGGgtggctggtttgggtttttttgccactAGTTAGTCTTCTAGCATCAAGTCAGGTTTATACGTTAAAACTTTACCATAAGAAAGTTCCAGTATTATATTGCTACTTATCCGATTCTTGTAAAAGATgaggagagctgctctgcaggctcTGTAATACTGCTGGGTGGCACCGATGGATTCACCAGCATTACAGAAGGAACgggctttggttttgttttttgaggaATGATGTGTTTTTGCAGAAGCTCCAACAATCTTTAACAGCTGCTGGGGAATTCTTGATCTTTAGAAATGTAATTGAACAAAATATCTCTACCGTATACCTAAATAGTGTGTCCATGACTAACGTGCTCTGAAGCGCATGTGCTATGGCATGTAACGAAGGAAgttttctccccagctgccagcctTGCGTTGCTTGTGGCCTTTCTCAGATCTTGTTGATACCTGGGTGAACTGGGATATAAAAGGATTCTCATTCTCCTTGTAGAATAAGCTAAACTGCCCATCTCCCCTTCTTAAACgattatttggttttgtctttcacCAGGATTGTTTGGATAGATCCTTCAAAGCTGATGTGTACAGTTGTCCAGCCTGCCGCTACGATCTTGGCAAAAATTATACCATGCAAGTGAATAAAACACTGCAGACCATTCTAACTCAGCTCTTTCCTGGATACGGCAATGGACGTTGATTCTGTAAAGcacttctaattttcttttgttcaaacTTATTAATGGGTTTTCAATgggcttaattaaaaaaaaaaagtagtctgtGTTCTCCCAGACCcctaaaaaaagtttaaagtcttccttgtttttaaaaaactataaACTTCAAGGAATATCCTTTTGTATGTTcgtggttatttttttttttgttctaaatgTTGAACTTTGAGTTGTCCCTCACCCCCTCAAAACTGCCATTCATcagtgcaaaattatttttttaatggacttaCAAAGTGCTTCCGGTAAGGCTGCTAATGATTATGAAAGTTCTCAGAGtgccccctgtgccccccccctttttttttattattattccaaaAAATGGCTTGGTTGCTAGAACAATCTTCAATGTTTGGGGATTTGGCCATAAAGGTAGACTTGTGCATCACCTTGGCAGCATTTTGACGCTCAATTTGTACAAGATGGTTCCTGGCTTATGATCTTTTTACCACAAGTGggtatttgctattttttttttttaaagaactgtgtTTTATACATTCGACAAACCTATCAAAAGCCATTTCCTGCTAATTTTgtatatcaaaaaaaaaaaaaaaaagctgcttgcaTATAGCCAAGTGGTTGGAGCAATATGAAGTACTACCTCAGTTGGACTTCTTTCTTATTGGGGAACTATTTGTTCAGCCAGGTGCTGTCTTCTATCCAGAAATGCCATTGTGGAAAATACTAAAGCCATTCTTAAGTgccttttgtccttttctgaaAGACTGGGCTCTGAATcaccatatatatatttttttttcataagcacTGAATTGTTTAAACTTGCCAACCGGATTTTATTCTTTGGGTAAAATGTAACACTGTAGCTGTATATGATTAGTGTGGATTTGCAAACTTTCAGGTTTCCTCCTAATGCTAGGTGTATTACGGTAACatgacttttttctctttgttttgctgcattGCTACCTGGAAATGGAGAATAACCAGTTCtgacttttttaatgaaacatctTGTTTATTGTACATGATACCGAGAAGGCGTACTTTTGTGAATGGGTTGTCTTTTTCTAACATAACCAAAGTTTGCAGTTTAATACCTCAACAAGACAGGGATGTTGTTAATCACACTTTACTGCAGACAGACTGGAACAAATGTGcctatttttggttttctttactcctaccctttttaaaattataatgttAATAtgttagggggaaaaaaaaacacgTTTTATAGGGTTTTTTGCTGAATTTGTCAATTTTTTGTACAATGTGCAAGTTGAAGttctcaaaataaatatcttttcagATGAAAGTGACTCTTTTCCTTCAATTCTTTTTATCTGAAGCAGGTTTCCAGACCTAATTGCTTGGGCAGGAATTTGTATTTATGCTCTATTATGctaagccttttattttttaaggcctgttattttcattatgatttTTCATTACCAAGAAATTGGGAAATGCTGATTTGATATTCttgtcttcaaaatatttgcttctaGGCACTAGTGAAAGGCATATGTTCAACTGAAACAAAGATTCCTCAAATGTCTCTCTTTTTGGGTCATAACTTATATTAGATTTCCACAGTACTAAAATCCAAATATCAACTGGTAATTGGAATTGCCTGCACATTTAATGAATAAGACCAAAATTGTTAGAACTGCCATGTTGTGCATCACATTGGAGGTGTTTATGGCAAGTAGAGTGAGCATCTTCATCAACTTATTAAACCACTGAGGTTTTCATAAACAAATGCAGatgaagcaaatgaagaaaacacaggcaTTTGAGATATTGAACACAAAAGCTGTGAAATTGTGCAACTGCTGCTTAATTGGCtctctaaaataaatttattttaagattagtGTTGACATTAAACACTTTAAATTTCAGgtatttaaatttcagtgaaaatgtctttctgctctttcatcTCTCTTGTGATGAGAATTTGGGGTGGGTGAGTGAGTGAAACTGAGAAGTGTGCGTGTGTATGTAAATTAGAAAAAACCTATTGCAATGACCTCCTTAGTTTAttggttttgttattatttggAATTTGGAAAGCAAACTTTGTTCTCCTGCATAGGTTTCAATGTACTGTTATAAGTGTTAGTGTTTGTTTAGCATGAATTAGAACTTCTCTGTAAATTAGATACTTTATAACTTGGGGCTTGCTGATCTCAACATAAAGCTGTGCTATAAAGTGAGCTGGTGTCTGGCTCTGGATATGAAAGGATTGTCTGTTTTAATGGTAGAGATCATTAGTAGGATGATGCTTTGTTTCCTGTACATACTTGTGTACATTTGTGTTGTGAAATGCTGGAGTAAATATCCAATATGTGATTTGGTAAAATAAGTGTGTTGTGGATAAGGAATCGGGAAGCACAAataacaactggaaaaaaaccaaacaaactccAAACCAACCAAGGACCTTTCTTCTATTTTGGGAATTCCTACCTTGCTTCCTAGCAGCTGAACAGAATCTATAGTCTGCATGGTTTAATtgagcacaaattaaaaaatgcccCTGATAGTTCTTCCTCCTGGCAGGCTTCCATGGTCCTGTAACTGCAGCCAGTTTGAGGAGCATCTGACGGGCGGTGGAGGTGACTGCTGAAGTCAGGGCTGGGAGGCGAGGCGGGAGGAGCTGGGCCCGGTCCTCTGGCAGGAGAAGGGCACCCACTGCTGTCCCTGTCAGGGGGCCGTGAGGTGGGGTACTGCTGGGTCGTCTGGCGGGAAATTGGAAGGCAGAGGTAAATCCCCTTGTTTGTAAAGAATGAGCTAGTGGGGAGAGGTGGATTCAGCACTGGTCGTAGCTGATGGTTAACTTTTTTAAAGCTCTAGGTACTGGAGACAACCAGGTACCTAAAACTACCCCCTGAATACAGCTCATCTCTTGATGCCCATTTCCCTCCTGTGGCCCCTCAGGCTGCTCATCCCTTCAGGGGTGGCGGTGTCAGGCAAGAGGGGaggcgcggggctggggctggtctTCGAGCTCTGCCGACTGCAGGCTGGTGATGTGACCATCTCTGTCGAGGGACGGATGCCAGCTTTAACGCCTTTGTGCTAGCCCTGCAGGTGCCCTGAGGACCGCAGCGCTGGGCGAGGTGCTGCTCGGGCCTGTCGGGGCCCCGCTCAGGGTAAGCCCCCTCACACTGCGAGGCTGAGGCCTGCAGGCCGGCGCTC
Protein-coding sequences here:
- the UHRF1 gene encoding E3 ubiquitin-protein ligase UHRF1 — translated: MWIQVRTMDGKETHRVDSLSKLTKVEGLRLRIHEVFGVEPHRQRLFYRGKQMEDGHSLFDYSVGLNDIVQLLVRQSPAVLPAVSKEKDSELSDTDSGCGSGQSESDKSSHNGEGAMELEGQPSTAAQPDWTDPGFGLYKINDLVDARDMNMGAWFEAQIVNVTRKNPTNKSADSCTDPDQPTVIPEEDVIYHVKYEDYPENGVVELSSNDVRARARTILKWHQLEVGQVVMVNYNPDEPKERGFWYDAEILQKRETKMIKEINAKILLGDAGDSLNDCRITLVDEIYKIEEPGSACPISASPLKRQNGPVCKACKDNPNKTCRICACHICGGKQDPDKQLMCDECDMAFHIYCLNPPLSSIPDDEDWYCPECRNDASEVVLAGEKLKESKKKQKMASANSSSRRDWGKGMACVGRTKECTIVPSNHYGPIPGIPVGTMWKFRVQVSESGVHRPHVAGIHGRSNDGAYSLVLAGGYEDDIDHGNSFTYTGSGGRDLSGNKRTAEQSCDQKLTNMNRALALNCSAPINDKNGAEAKDWRAGKPVRVVRNVKGGKHSKYAPVEGNRYDGIYKVVKYWPETGKSGFLVWRYLLRRDDEEPAPWTKEGKDRMKKLGLTMQYPEGYLEAVANKDKEKENNGDDEFDTLGRRKRKRKSAGGEKKLITSSTGSQKKTKVEPYKLTSQQKSLIKSDEANEKLWNEVLEALKDGPKFLSKVEEAFLCICCQEVVFQPVTTVCQHNVCKDCLDRSFKADVYSCPACRYDLGKNYTMQVNKTLQTILTQLFPGYGNGR